The Pseudoxanthomonas sp. SL93 genome segment GTCGACATCCTGATCAACAACGCCGGCCGCTCGATCCGCCGCTCGATCGAGGCGAGCTACGACCGCTTCCACGATTTCGAGCGCACGATGCAGCTGAACTACTTCGGCAGCATCCGCCTGATCATGGGTTTCCTGCCGAAGATGACCGAGCGCCGCAAGGGCCACATCATCAACATCAGCTCGATCGGCGTGCTGGCCAATTCGCCGCGCTTTTCCGCCTACGTCGCATCGAAGGCCGCGCTGGACGCCTTCAGCCGCTGCGCGCAGGGCGAGCTGTCGGGCAAGGGCATCAGCTTCACCACCATCAACATGCCGCTGGTGAAGACGCCGATGATCGCGCCGACCAAGATGTACGACAGCGTGCCGACGCTCTCCCCGGAGGAGGCCGCGGACCTGCTGGTCAAGGCCATCATCGAGAAGCCCAGCCGCATCGCCACGCGCCTGGGCATCTTCGCCGCCCTGGTCAACGCGCTGGCGCCGAAGGCCTACGAGGTGGTGATGAACACCGCGTTCGAGCTGTTCCCGGATTCGGCCGCCGCCAAGGGCGACCGCAAAGCGCTGAAGGAAGCGGCGCCCAGCCAGGAGCAGATTGCGTTTGCTTCGTTGATGCGGGGCGTGCACTGGTAGGCGTCGATGCGGATCTCCTGGGCTAGGACGCTCGGGCTGGGCTGCGTGCTCCTGGTGGGCATCGGGGTCGGCATGTGGTTGCTGTTATCCCGCGTCTTGGGCGAGCGCGATGCTTGGCTAGCCGCGTGGACCGCTGAGGGTGCGCGTGCCGCCGCGCGGTACGAAATCGATGCGTACCTGGAAGGCAAGTTGATACCCCAGCGGGCCATGTCGTGCGGTGCGCAGGAGTGGGTTGTTGTCCTAGCCGGTGGTGCATGCTCCTCGGAGACCGTCATCCACGCGAGATCGTCGAAGGACGGTGGCGAGGCAAGGCTGAGGCCGTCGAAAGGCGCCGGGTATCGTTGGAAGGGCGAATTCCATCGTGATATCGACATGGTGTTGAGTCCGCAGCAGTCCGCACGCTTTCGCGAACTGGCGACGCGTGCGTTGGCGCTGCCTGACGCTTACAGGGCAGGCTGCACAGGAGTTCCCTGCCTGCAATCCGGATTCGCCGCTTGCGTCGATGGTGACTGGCGATCGGCCTATGGCCCGCCGGAGCGATTCACCGCAGGAGATCGCAGGGAACCGGGGGACGAACTTTGGTCGGATGCTTTGGCGATTCTCCGGGTCGAGACAGCGCTCGACCCGGACGATTACGTCATTTGCATGTAAGCGATGACGTTGCCGGGACAGGAGACTTTAGCCTTCGTCCGCCCACCGCAACGGCACCGCCTGCATGTTCCGCATATGCAGTGCCAGCGGCTCGATCCGCGACCACAGGAAGTCGCGCAGTTCGGCGTCTTCGACCGTCTCGGTCAGCGCACCATGGAAGCAGGCCAGCCAGCCGCTGGCTTCGTCCATGCCGATGGCGAAGGGCAGGTGGCGGGCGCGGAGCATCGGGGCGCCGTGCTTCTGCGTGAACAGCGGCGGACCGCCCAGCCAGCCGCTGAGGAATTCGAAGAGTTTCTGTTCACTGCCGTCGAGCGAGGGCGGGTGCAGGCGCCGCACCGCGGCCGCCTCGGGCAGCGCGTCCATCAGCGCGTACATGCGACGGGTCATCCGCCGCAAGCCGGCTTCACCGCCAATGCGGTCGTAGGGAGTGGTGGGGGTGGCGGGTTCGCTCATGACAGGTCGGGCGGGCGGGGCTTCCATCATGCCGTCGGCCTCAGGCCGGACGCAGCGGCCAGGTGTCGCAGGCGGGCCGATGCGTACGCGTCACATGTTCCGGCACTGGCGCCAGCGGACTGGCTCGTCGCTTCCCGGCGGCGGGTTGAGCTGCACGCGGGTGGTGCGCAGGGCGGGGTAACGTTCCAGTTCAAGGCAGATCCATG includes the following:
- a CDS encoding group II truncated hemoglobin, translating into MSEPATPTTPYDRIGGEAGLRRMTRRMYALMDALPEAAAVRRLHPPSLDGSEQKLFEFLSGWLGGPPLFTQKHGAPMLRARHLPFAIGMDEASGWLACFHGALTETVEDAELRDFLWSRIEPLALHMRNMQAVPLRWADEG